Part of the Hemibagrus wyckioides isolate EC202008001 linkage group LG09, SWU_Hwy_1.0, whole genome shotgun sequence genome, tgtacaccgatcaggcataacattatgaccacctgcctaatattgtgttggtcccccttttgctgccaaaacagccctgacccgtcatgcactgtgtattctgacacctttctatcagattaacttcttcgctccccacgtgcatcaatgagccttggctacccatgaccctgtcaccggttcaccactgttctttccttggaccacttttgatagatactgacctctgcagacctggaacaccccacaagagctgcagttttggagatgctctgatccagtggtctagccatcacaatttggcccttggcaaactcgctcaaatccttacgcttgcccatttttcctgcttctaacccatcaactttgaggacacaatgtacacttgctgcctaatatatcccacccactaacaggtgccatgatgaggagacttcgcctgtcagtggtcataatgttatgcctgatcggtgtaattaCTTGCATAGAAGACACTGACCCCATCCTTCTCCACCTCCAAAAACTGATTATAGATTTCCATAAACCCCGCCAAATTACACAGAACCTGATAATATCTGCAACCACTCATATCAGCAGTTTGCTTAagtgacctgaacaccaccatcattaagAAAACCCAAGTCTACATTCCATACCCATCCAGCACACCTCATATTTCATTCTGGCAAAAGTAGCATGCTTCAGAAAGGAAGTATCTCCTCCTGCCAGcagaaaacaacacaacagGCAAAACCAGGGTGCTTTTCATTATAACTGTTTGTACTACTCCAGTCTCTACTGCTGATACCGGTGTCAGTCCTGATACTGGAACAGCTTCAACGCCTGCACACAAAGAAAACCCCCATCTTGAATCATGGAGGGTCGATATGACATGTACCACAAGGCGTCAGTAAACACCTTTATGTTTAGTTTTTCTGAAAGcgacaaagaagaaaaaagaaccaATAATTAACGACATCTAGCCTAAAAAATGGTGGTGAAAGATAAACAAGCAGTGAAGTAGAATTTCCTCAACTGTGTATGTGGTGGAAGAGCGCTGTAGACAAAAAAAACGCTATATTCCTTTCTAACGGAAGTCGATGACCACAAGAGAGATcgaagaaggaagaaaaacaagatTTCTAGACATTtgcttgatatatatatattttttttaaccgagaattttgtttaaataacGTCGACAATCTAACCAGGGAAAGCAATTGAACGGCCTTTGAATAGCTAGCATCGCTAGCGggaagttagctagctagctacagaTTTGCTAAGCAGACGCTCGATCGGCTTTTCCAGGAGCCGAGCCGAAAATTGGTTTATTCTgttcgggtttttttttttgaggggtGTAGTGTAAACGTATCTAAGACTATCAGCAATGGCTTGTGGAGCTACGTTGAAGAGGACGATGGATTTCGACCCTTTACTGAGTCCCGGATCGTCGAAAAGGAGAAGATGCGCCCCGGTCTCGCAGTCATCAGCCCCGAGAAATTACCTGCGTCAAGAGCCGAGTCCTTTCAGCCAGctctcagtcacactcacagcaGGTCTGCTCTCCTGTTCATGCTTTACACTTTTTACACCTTTATTACTAAGAAAGTgatatatgtttttattattaggaATGATCCATTTAGTTATGGTCAGTGAATAAACTGGCCTTTGGTATAATGCATTGCGCACGCTTAAACGCATCATTTAGTGTTGCATGCGTTTTATTAacccctcccccctctctctttttctttcttaaacagAACAAATTCTTCATAACATAAAGCAAGAATACAAGCGCATGCAGAAGCGAAAGCATTTAGATGGAAGCTTTCATCAGCCTGAGGCTTGCTCATCTTTCATGTCCCAGTCTCACGCCTCTCTTCTGACTGGATCCAGTTTTCAAGGTGAGTTGATCATCAGCTGCCGTGTTAAAATGTCTCTCAGTGAGCTGGGTTATGCCCATTATCACTACATATTCTGATATTTTGCTTTGTACTAACAGTGCTGTctggtggggtggggggggagaGTAATATTATCACTGTAGTAACTCTCTTCAGGGGAGAAGTAGTTAAGGAATGTCCAGAAAGTCACTACAAGTGACTGACCAAATAGCGCCATGCACTAATTTACATATTCATGAAATCCTCTTGATCGTTTTCTATATTAAAGCGTGTTACATTAAGAAGTAATGTTCTGAAGACACCTTCGATAGGAAAGGTTATTATAGAAACATGTTGTCTTTGATCACGTTAACCATTTAAAGTTGAGTGTCAGACCTAGTATTTCTATATTTGCACAATGCTATAATTTCTGTGATGAACACACAATGATGGTAAATAGTGGAGAAATGGACCCAAAGAAAATTATTCTGGAAGGCGTATCTTACTTTTGGTTTCTTGTAAATAAAGCCAAGAAGAGAGTTTAGAATGAAGAATAAAGATGTGTGTAAATGGTGCTAAGTGGTCATTAGGAAACAACAGTTATCAGTGAATGGTCACCAGGAGAcaatggtgatgagtgattgttTCTAGACAAGTAatgttgatcagtgattggtcatttgtaAACAACGGTGATCAGGGTTAATTGCAGGAAAACAATTATGATAAAtgaaacaatggtgatcagggattgATAATGGAGAAACAACGGTGATCAGGGATTGATAATGGAGAAACAACGGTGATCAGGGATTGATAATGGAGAAACAACGGTGATCAGGGATTGATAATGGagaaacaatggtgatcagggattgATAATGGAGAAACAACGGTGATCAGGGATTGATAATGGAGAAACAACGGTGATCAGGGATTGATAATGGagaaacaatggtgatcagggattgATAATGGAGAAACaacggtgatcagtgattgataaTGGAGAAACAATGgtgatcatccatccatccattgtttatttctgctttattcctaattagggacACAGGGAtttgctggagcctatcccagcacatattgggggaaaggcaggggtacCTAATCAGTGATTGATATTGGGGAAACAACGGTGATCAGTAATtgtggatgtggtagcttagtggtaaaGGTGttgatctgaaggttgtgagttcaaatcccaggtccaccaagctgccactgctggacttctgagcaaggcccttaaccatcaactgctcagttgtataaaaatagatcattgtcgctctggataagagcatctgccatatgccataaatgtaattgTTCATGGGGAAACaacggtgatcagtgattgattacCAAATTGAGTGAAAGTCACCAAGTTTGCAACACTGAATATGAACCTAGGATGCAATCAACTGTAACTTGAAGGGTTGCAATGAAATTGGgctaaatattttaaatcctCATTCACCAGTGTAATGAGAACAGATTAACTTCAGcaaccacactcactacagAACACCTTATTTTACAGAGACGTCCTCTGGAGCTGTTTCACCCACACGGAGAGAACAGCCGCTGTTCACTTTAAAGCAGGTCGGCATGCTGTGTGAGCGCCTTTTGAAGGAACGTGAAGATAAAGTCCGAGAAGAATATGAGGAGATCATGACATCCAAGTTGGCAGGTTTGTTTTGAGATTGTGAAAGGATTGATCGGCTTTTCAGAGCCTGATGGATTGTTCCAAAGTTTGTGCTACACGTGTGCTAATAACAGTGTTTTTGAGTCTATAGAATGTAGTATTTGACAGGATCTATAGTAAAAGCCAGAGTCTAGACTCTCTTCACTGAACTCATATTGATCCAGTATTTTGTTGGTCATGCAACATTGTCAGATATTGTTTGTAAGCACATTCTTTTTTGAAAATGCAGTTGGattgatttaaaaaacagaTTTGGGATCAGCATGTCCTGGACTTCAGTCAAAACAGCTTTGTCGAATGTGTATAGaatttaaattctataattctAAACATTTTTAGATATGTTAAACAGTATTCAGTGAACTGTAACTAGAACTACACTCCATTAGGAAGAACAGGGGTTTTTGTTGTAATTAGGATTCACTTGTAATCAAATTAAGGAAAATCTTAAGTTACTCATCTACTGATATTATGGAACAGTGGGGtgtattttattgaattttatcTGTATACTATAGAGTAATATTGTTGATCATGGATTGATTTATTTCTGATGCAGAACAATACGACACCTTTGTGAAGTTCACACATGATCAGTTAATGCGGCGATTTGAGGAACAGCCTGCTAGCTGTAAGTATCTTACCTAAATAATCCCCACACACGTTCACATAAATCTCTTTCGGTATTACTTAAGATCGAcatgctttctctttcttctttaatTCAAGATGTATCTTGAGATCACCAGCGCAATGCCAAGATGCGGTATGCTGCAGTTTACTGAGCTGAACGTCCGCTGATTCCACCACAGACCTGGTTTTAAAGGAAAACTGCTCCAGTGTCACTCATGCTGACAGCGGCTGTCTTTAGAATTTGTCAGTACATATTATTGTTCCTTGTGAACCTGGGTGCTTCCTCTCGTAAATGTATACGGACCTTTTATGTCTGTTTTATTCTACCAGTGGCCTACTTATAATCTGTATCATAAGCCTTTTCTTGCATTCCACAATGTATCCATACAGATACTGCAATGCTTTATTTTCTGGTCATTTCACATGTGCATAGACGTTAGTATGAATGGAAGTCCAAAATGTTGAATACCTCTTTGCAAGTATTCCCAGAGTGCTGCACAGCTTACAGTTTATCCTTCCTATAAAAAGCTTGATAGAACATGTTTTCACTAGCCAAACCAAGTGCATCCAGAAGAGTAAAATTCACATCATTGTGGAAGTTTGACTGGGACTCGATAAAGCTGTTCTGTACTATACATTGAGCCCATGATGTATTACATCAATCAGTTAGAGCTTTTTGTTTCGTTTGCTTTCCTTTGTACTTGTATAGACCGGGCGTGTTATGCTTCAGTCGTGGAGGGTCGCAGAGTTCAGTGTTTAGAGTTTACCTCAGTTACGACACATGATTTAACTCATTATCTCATTACCAGAGACTTCATGGGTTGAATCTGGTATGAAGGACTCGAAATTGACACCCTGGTGTACATTAAagcattttattaataaagactTGTGTGTACATAATCTTTTGTGTAGTGCACTTTTAAATAGCATGTGGATTGTCCATGTTGATTCTCTAGAAATCTGTTGCTTATCAGTGCACATAAGTGCATGAGAATATACATTTATTCTGAATACAGTAATAAAACAATTTCAGCCAGAATGAACCATATCAGCTTCTGTAGATGAAATATATAGAACTGGCCGGATTGAGTACGGCCAACTGAATAGGTTCGTTGTTAAATCTGATCATTTTTCTCCTAATTAGTCCCTCATGGGAATGTTTACCTGACAACTGATAAAGAAACCAACATACAATACACAGTGATGAGAGGTCCTGCTATTTTTGattaaataaacatgtttacAGAGATGGGAGCTGTATCTAAacatcagtatcagtgtgtgattgATAGTACTGTGAAATGGTACAAACTCTCACAGGGATGCAGAGACATGACTAAAAAGCAGCTACTTTGGAGTTAAACTAGTTAAACACGTCTTCAGAGGGGCACAGCTATGAGtgttggatatatatatatattttagtgaGGCTCTTAAAATAGCGTATTTGAGAGCTAATTTGTCTGGTTCTAGATTTATCACAAGGTGAGATTAGATTCAGTCGTCTAGTCTGATATTCATCTGCTATATTTTAGTCAGGGAGAAAGTGAAGCCATGTTTAGAACACAAGACaggaggtgggaatacaccccaGATGAGATGCCAGTTCATGCATACACACCTTCTTACACTCAATTAGAGCTAGGgtcaatttagcatagccagcAGATCTGTTGGTTGGAGTGAAACATGAAACTCCTCACAGAGTGTAACCTGAACACAAGCAAAGCAGGGACCCTAGAGCTCTGCT contains:
- the LOC131359086 gene encoding akirin-2-like, which produces MACGATLKRTMDFDPLLSPGSSKRRRCAPVSQSSAPRNYLRQEPSPFSQLSVTLTAEQILHNIKQEYKRMQKRKHLDGSFHQPEACSSFMSQSHASLLTGSSFQETSSGAVSPTRREQPLFTLKQVGMLCERLLKEREDKVREEYEEIMTSKLAEQYDTFVKFTHDQLMRRFEEQPASYVS